One part of the Arabidopsis thaliana chromosome 1 sequence genome encodes these proteins:
- a CDS encoding uncharacterized protein (unknown protein; Has 9 Blast hits to 9 proteins in 2 species: Archae - 0; Bacteria - 0; Metazoa - 0; Fungi - 0; Plants - 9; Viruses - 0; Other Eukaryotes - 0 (source: NCBI BLink).), whose protein sequence is MTNPVLAPVMQQTCLQVFFRLVDVEVLKLGSDKKGESVGRLIRAGGESHEDHHQVMLDEIINYVQSLQQQVEVTGSLELCASVCIFKRWETNELWREGINDVEIDFLVKDQDPTSTSDEDLEAKYHDEQTVLARAKSVKLNCLKTNDKMSVTSSDQFEEHHL, encoded by the exons ATGACCAACCCGGTTCTGGCTCCGGTCATGCAGCAGACATGCCTGCAAGTCTTCTTCCGATTGGTGGATGTGGAGGTGCTCAAACTTGGTTCTGACAAGAAAGGGGAAAGTGTTGGTAGATTGATCAGAGCTGGAGGAGAATCTCATGAGGATCATCATCAG GTTATGCTCGATGAAATCATCAACTATGTTCAGTCATTGCAACAACAAGTTGAGG TTACCGGGTCTCTCGAACTTTGTGCCTCTGTTTGTATATTCAAGAGGTGGGAGACGAATGAGCTGTGGCGTGAAGGGATTAATGATGTAGAAATTGATTTCCTCGTCAAAGACCAAGACCCAACTTCCACAA GTGACGAGGATTTGGAAGCAAAGTACCACGACGAACAAACGGTCTTAGCTCGAGCAAAATCTGTAAAGCTAAACTGCTTGAAAACCAATGATAAGATGTCTGTGACAAGCTCCGACCAATTCGAAGAACATCATCTGTGA
- a CDS encoding F-box family protein (F-box family protein; BEST Arabidopsis thaliana protein match is: F-box family protein with a domain of unknown function (DUF295) (TAIR:AT4G22165.1); Has 235 Blast hits to 233 proteins in 3 species: Archae - 0; Bacteria - 0; Metazoa - 0; Fungi - 0; Plants - 235; Viruses - 0; Other Eukaryotes - 0 (source: NCBI BLink).) produces MATDDDGTPNWSELVTDILSLVFKHLSFTDFARAKTVCSSWYFASKSSSPRKNHTPWLILYQDTHWLMFNSDEEKFYRTVYLGRFAECRGVASCGSWVLVFDKEINFYIINPFTPQLIRLPPLEYSNTGTKFERPGNYVFHLLFDDRHRTSRAIVGNSVLWVDEKTKDYLVVWSYKEAFVPSPYIYYCSKRGQEWFEIPASTCGKLFRCLDMAYKDEKLYILTSNGSIRILDFSLGDLPRQIDNHPYSHRPFVTEFPNHKMGMRLTTSGDVVMIQCVTTGTHKRSPFRIFKLSSITETKESSHEVVGWETVHSFEDEESLVWDLSVTLPTKGVSGIKKDSIYYCHTSLSSSIRETCAYEIPTHKITAYDIPKQDIKPIRHRGILIGEARWFVPCFGAGE; encoded by the coding sequence ATGGCAACAGATGATGATGGTACTCCGAATTGGTCGGAGCTTGTCACAGACATCTTATCATTGGTTTTCAAGCACTTGAGCTTTACAGATTTTGCTCGAGCTAAGACCGTTTGTTCGTCGTGGTACTTTGCTTCCAAATCATCCTCACCTAGAAAAAATCATACTCCGTGGTTGATTCTCTACCAAGACACGCACTGGCTCATGTTTAATTCCGATGAAGAAAAGTTTTACAGAACAGTATACCTAGGTCGCTTTGCCGAGTGTCGTGGCGTGGCGTCTTGTGGGAGTTGGGTCTTGGTCTTTGACAAGGAAATCAATTTCTACATCATTAATCCCTTCACGCCACAGCTCATTCGTCTCCCACCTCTTGAATATTCAAACACCGGCACAAAGTTCGAGCGACCCGGTAACTATGTATTCCACCTACTCTTCGACGATCGCCACAGAACAAGCCGTGCAATAGTGGGGAATTCGGTTTTGTGGGTAGACGAAAAAACCAAAGACTACTTAGTTGTGTGGTCGTACAAAGAGGCATTTGTTCCGAGTCCCTACATATATTATTGCAGTAAAAGAGGGCAAGAGTGGTTTGAGATTCCGGCAAGCACTTGTGGGAAGCTATTCCGGTGTTTGGATATGGCCTACAAAGACGAAAAGCTTTACATACTTACTTCCAATGGTAGCATAAGAATCTTGGACTTTTCTCTTGGAGACTTGCCTAGACAAATCGACAATCATCCATACTCCCATCGACCGTTTGTTACCGAGTTTCCTAATCATAAGATGGGAATGAGACTAACCACGTCTGGGGATGTTGTGATGATCCAATGCGTGACAACAGGCACTCACAAAAGAAGCCCGTTCCGAATCTTCAAGTTGAGTAGCATTACAGAGACGAAGGAGTCTTCTCACGAGGTGGTAGGGTGGGAGACAGTGCATTCTTTCGAGGACGAGGAGTCGTTGGTTTGGGATTTGAGCGTCACTTTACCAACCAAAGGCGTATCCGGAATCAAGAAAGATTCCATATATTACTGTCACACTTCTCTATCATCATCTATTCGGGAAACATGTGCTTATGAGATTCCTACGCACAAGATCACTGCATATGACATTCCTAAGCAGGATATCAAACCTATTCGACACCGCGGCATCTTGATTGGAGAGGCTCGTTGGTTCGTTCCTTGTTTCGGTGCTGGTGAATAA
- a CDS encoding basic helix-loop-helix (bHLH) DNA-binding superfamily protein → MGGESNEGGEMGFKHGDDESGGISRVGITSMPLYAKADPFFSSADWDPVVNAAAAGFSSSHYHPSMAMDNPGMSCFSHYQPGSVSGFAADMPASLLPFGDCGGGQIGHFLGSDKKGERLIRAGESSHEDHHQVSDDAVLGASPVGKRRLPEAESQWNKKAVEEFQEDPQRGNDQSQKKHKNDQSKETVNKESSQSEEAPKENYIHMRARRGQATNSHSLAERVRREKISERMRLLQELVPGCNKITGKAVMLDEIINYVQSLQQQVEFLSMKLATVNPEINIDIDRILAKDLLQSRDRNTPTLGLNPFAGFQGNIPNLSATTNPQYNPLPQTTLESELQNLYQMGFVSNPSTMSSFSPNGRLKPEL, encoded by the exons ATGGGTGGTGAGAGTAATGAAGGAGGAGAGATGGGCTTTAAGCatggagatgatgagagtGGTGGGATCTCTAGAGTTGGAATTACATCAATGCCCTTGTATGCAAAGGCAGatcctttcttctcttctgcaGATTGGGATCCAGTTGTCaatgctgctgctgctggCTTCTCCAGCTCTCATTACCATCCTTCCATGGCGATGGATAATCCAGGGATGAGTTGCTTCTCTCATTACCAACCCGGTTCTGTTTCCGGTTTTGCAGCAGACATGCCTGCTAGTCTTCTTCCGTTTGGTGATTGTGGTGGTGGTCAAATTGGTCATTTTCTTGGTTCAGACAAGAAAGGGGAAAGATTGATCAGAGCTGGAGAATCATCTCATGAGGATCATCATCAGGTTTCAGATGATGCTGTTCTTGGTGCTTCCCCAGTTGGGAAAAGAAGGCTACCTGAAGCCGAATCACAATGGAACAAG AAAGCTGTGGAGGAATTTCAAGAAGACCCTCAAAGGGGAAATGATCAGAGCCAGAAGAAGCATAAAAATGATCAGAGTAAAGAGACGGTGAACAAGGAGAGCTCACAAAGTGAAGAAGCACCGAAAGAAAACTACATTCATATGAGGGCAAGAAGAGGTCAAGCCACTAATAGTCACAGTCTTGCAGAGCGG gTTAGAAGAGAAAAGATCAGTGAAAGGATGAGATTGCTTCAAGAACTTGTTCCCGGATGCAACAAG ATCACCGGAAAAGCGGTTATGCTCGATGAAATAATCAACTATGTTCAGTCATTGCAACAGCAAGTTGAG tttttgtCTATGAAACTTGCGACGGTGAATCCAGAGATCAATATTGATATAGACAGGATTCTCGCCAAAGAT CTTCTGCAGTCAAGAGACAGAAACACTCCTACACTCGGGCTGAATCCTTTTGCCGGTTTTCAAGGGAACATACCAAACCTTTCTGCCACCACAAATCCACAATACAACCCACTACCTCAG ACAACACTAGAGAGTGAACTACAAAACCTTTACCAGATGGGATTCGTCTCAAATCCATCGACTATGTCCAGTTTCTCACCTAATG GTCGATTGAAACCTGAGCTCTAG